One stretch of Streptomyces sp. NBC_00443 DNA includes these proteins:
- a CDS encoding DUF4232 domain-containing protein — translation MSKLRTSRIRLAGAAATAVLATLSLGACSNGSGVQDEGASSKVQPSTSTGQSAGTPASDTGSDSSSGSANSSGSAGAKASTNGSGTAAQTPTSKTPASSAAKPVTCEGSNTKTVAAPLNRPLNHMLLTVTNTGSKTCYLYGYPAVRFGEAQSVPPVIEDSQPQAVVTLQPGESGYASVNLSAADGSGANGHTVKTLSVYFQGRSGNESVGTGAHPSLPAKGVHVDDSLKVTYWQQEMEDAISW, via the coding sequence ATGTCGAAGCTCCGCACCTCCCGCATCCGCCTGGCCGGCGCCGCCGCGACCGCAGTCCTCGCCACGCTCTCCCTGGGCGCCTGCAGCAACGGATCGGGCGTCCAGGACGAGGGTGCGTCGTCGAAGGTGCAGCCCTCCACGAGCACGGGCCAGTCCGCCGGCACCCCTGCTTCGGACACCGGGTCCGACTCTTCCTCGGGCTCCGCGAACTCCTCGGGCTCCGCGGGAGCCAAGGCCTCCACCAACGGTTCGGGCACCGCGGCGCAGACCCCCACGTCGAAGACGCCCGCCTCCTCCGCCGCCAAGCCGGTCACCTGCGAGGGCTCCAACACCAAGACGGTCGCCGCCCCGCTGAACCGCCCCCTGAACCACATGCTGCTCACGGTGACCAACACCGGCAGCAAGACCTGCTACCTCTACGGCTACCCGGCCGTCCGCTTCGGCGAGGCCCAGTCCGTGCCCCCGGTCATCGAGGACTCGCAGCCCCAGGCAGTCGTCACGCTCCAGCCCGGCGAGTCCGGCTACGCCTCCGTGAACCTCTCGGCGGCCGACGGCAGCGGCGCCAACGGCCACACCGTGAAGACCCTGTCCGTCTACTTCCAGGGCCGCTCCGGCAACGAGAGCGTCGGCACGGGCGCCCACCCGTCCCTGCCCGCGAAGGGCGTCCACGTCGACGACTCGCTCAAGGTCACGTACTGGCAGCAGGAGATGGAGGACGCCATCTCCTGGTGA
- a CDS encoding CU044_5270 family protein — MNANTSRQNPAERDESAELLSRTARDLPVGRHEFHRERLMAQIHDMQQEERTATAASEAPAKVRRLRLPRPAIVLPAMAAAVAGIVVAGFAVSGGGGVTGGRDGAQDGALATGPALTTQLGAASTEGVPQLLDQISLAAADVSHPTVKPGQYVYVESKTADTFVRTVGDESSLASHQLHRRQVWMSADGTKGWLIDPAVNDSPEGETLSLPDEQGNEREAYLNAPSYDYLAKLTTDPDALLAKIYKETEGMGNSPDQQAFTTIGDLLGESYPPAELYSALFKAAEKIPGVVVVNDAVDAVGRHGVAVARLDETSGQREEWIFDKKTHVFLGDRSVQVRKATGESALIKPGTVMYTSAIINRAVVDGVKQTPSQAG, encoded by the coding sequence ATGAACGCGAACACGTCCCGGCAGAACCCGGCAGAGCGGGATGAGAGCGCCGAGCTCCTGTCCCGGACGGCGCGTGACCTGCCGGTGGGCCGTCACGAGTTCCACAGGGAGCGCCTGATGGCCCAGATCCACGACATGCAGCAGGAAGAGCGCACGGCGACGGCAGCCTCCGAAGCCCCGGCGAAGGTACGACGGTTGCGACTGCCGCGTCCGGCGATCGTGCTGCCCGCCATGGCGGCCGCCGTGGCCGGCATCGTCGTCGCCGGGTTCGCGGTGTCCGGCGGTGGCGGAGTCACGGGCGGCCGTGACGGAGCCCAGGACGGCGCCCTCGCGACGGGACCGGCCCTGACCACGCAGCTCGGCGCCGCGAGCACCGAAGGAGTCCCGCAGCTGCTCGACCAGATCTCGCTGGCGGCGGCCGACGTGTCCCACCCGACCGTCAAGCCCGGCCAGTACGTCTACGTGGAGTCCAAGACGGCCGACACGTTCGTCAGGACCGTCGGCGACGAGAGCAGCCTGGCCAGCCACCAGCTGCACCGCCGGCAGGTGTGGATGTCCGCCGACGGCACCAAGGGCTGGCTGATCGACCCCGCGGTCAACGACAGCCCCGAGGGCGAGACCCTGAGCCTCCCCGACGAGCAGGGCAACGAGCGCGAGGCGTACCTCAACGCTCCGTCGTACGACTACCTCGCCAAGCTCACCACCGACCCCGACGCACTGCTGGCCAAGATCTACAAGGAGACGGAGGGGATGGGCAACTCGCCCGACCAGCAGGCGTTCACCACGATCGGGGACCTGCTCGGCGAGAGCTACCCGCCGGCGGAGCTCTACTCGGCGCTGTTCAAGGCCGCCGAGAAGATCCCGGGCGTCGTCGTCGTGAACGACGCCGTGGACGCGGTGGGACGGCACGGCGTCGCGGTGGCCCGGCTCGACGAGACCAGCGGCCAGCGCGAGGAGTGGATCTTCGACAAGAAGACCCATGTCTTCCTCGGGGACCGCAGCGTCCAGGTACGCAAGGCCACCGGCGAGTCCGCTCTGATCAAGCCCGGCACGGTGATGTACACGAGCGCGATCATCAACCGGGCCGTCGTCGACGGCGTCAAGCAGACCCCGTCGCAGGCGGGCTGA
- a CDS encoding RNA polymerase sigma factor, whose protein sequence is MRTRVRAGESSAFAELFDSYSRAVYNHAFRLTADWSVAEDVMAATFLEAWRLRDRVEPEGGSLRPWLLGIATNTARNQYRSNRRYRAAANAAAAAELSVADHADEVADRVDDRRRLATALNALAALRRPEREVITLCLGEGLDYEAAAEALGIPVGTVASRLSRARRKLRALAEAPATGRQDWKVRGKREGGLLGRQIRGDHTNAIRPAQEGNR, encoded by the coding sequence ATGCGGACCCGGGTACGGGCCGGGGAGTCGAGCGCGTTCGCCGAGCTCTTCGACAGCTACTCCCGCGCGGTCTACAACCATGCCTTCCGGCTGACCGCCGACTGGTCGGTGGCCGAGGACGTGATGGCGGCGACCTTCCTGGAGGCATGGCGGCTGCGCGACAGGGTCGAGCCGGAGGGCGGCTCCCTGCGGCCCTGGCTGCTGGGCATCGCCACCAACACGGCGCGCAACCAGTACCGGAGCAACCGGCGATACCGGGCGGCGGCCAACGCGGCCGCGGCGGCCGAGCTGTCGGTGGCCGACCACGCCGACGAGGTGGCCGACCGGGTCGACGACCGGCGGCGCCTCGCGACGGCCCTCAACGCGCTCGCCGCGCTGCGCAGACCGGAGCGCGAGGTCATCACGCTCTGCCTGGGGGAGGGCCTGGACTACGAGGCCGCGGCCGAGGCGCTGGGCATCCCGGTCGGAACGGTGGCCTCCCGGCTCTCCCGGGCCCGCAGGAAGCTGCGTGCGCTGGCGGAGGCGCCCGCAACCGGCAGGCAGGACTGGAAAGTTCGCGGGAAACGGGAAGGCGGCCTGCTCGGCCGACAGATAAGAGGCGATCACACAAACGCGATACGGCCCGCACAGGAAGGAAACCGATGA